TGGCATTGGCACCTCCACTGTGATTGAAGAGGATTCTTGGAATTCAGCTCTGGGGTTGGGTGAGGAGATGAGAGCCACCTCCTGGCACAAGTGCAGGGGCACTCAAGCTTGGGCCCTTGTGGACACGTTCCCCAGGATTGGGCGGGTGGTAGAGCTTGGTGGCTTCTCCTGAGTTTCATGCCATCCTCTTGGAAGCACACAAACAACTGCACCACCTGCAGAGCCTTGCTGACCTCGGCACTGAGCGTCAGAATCCCCACTCCACATGGCAGGGACCTGTTGCCACCAGGTACAGGTGAGGCATCGTCACTCTTCCTCTTGCCTGGGTCTCATCTTCTGGAGCAGTAGTGGGTCAGTGTAAGGGCCAGGCTGCGGGAGgacccagcactgtgccctgctGGATTCTCACATGCTGTCACGATGAGTATTAGACAGTATTTCATGGGCTTCCCTGTCTGgcaaatgctgctgctctgctttgcttggTGGGATGTTGGCAGGCATGGCTCCATCTGGAGGGTGACTCCCTGATCTCTTGTTGGCTTCTCCAGAAAAGCGAGCATCTGTCATGAGCTTGTGACCCATTCTGCAGCACTGTCTGTTCCCTTTGCACCAGCTGCACTCATGTCTCTTCGTCTTCATGTCTCTCCTTCGTATGGGAGAAGGATCCAAGAGGGGCTTTGTTCCAACCATCTCAGTACCTCCTTCCTCCCGTGCTGCTTATCatcccacacacacacagcgtTCCAGTGCTGTGTCCCGGGATTCACTCAGCCCTCCTGGAGGCCTTTGGGTGCCTGGAATCAGGAACATCCTTGTGCATAGGCAGGACAGTGACGGCGTGGAAAAGAGTCCTGCTCTCCCTGCTGAGGATGCGCTGCATTCCGTGTGCATGCCAGGAGCCTCCAAGCCTCCCCGCTCCCCGTCCCGTGTCTGTGCTGTCCCTTTTGCTGACTTCTGCCCGCTGGCATTACGTGTCGCTGCCCGAGATGTGTGTGTGACACCAGCTCCCCTCACCTTCTCCGGCCTCCCGTGTCGGCAGGGCCCATCTCTCCGCTTCCCGCTGATGTGCCCTTGTCCTGTGGCCTGTTTCAGTGCGAGGAAGCGGCCTACGAGGAGCGGCAGTACCCAGCTGGGAAGTGGGCCTGTGTCACCAAGGGTGAGCCCCTGTATGAGCAGAGCATCTCCCTGAGCTTCATGAAGCTCATGCGCTACATCTGCAAGGAGAACTCTGTAGGTGTGTGCAGGCAGGGACGGAGGGGCCAGTGGGGGGAGTGGGGTGGAGGGGCCGCGCTGCCAGCCCAACTGCCTCACCGTGCCCACCACCTCCTGGCAGGTTGCTATCTGGGCATGACCATCCCGGTGCTCAATGAAATCCACCTGACCAAGGAGGGAACCGAGCTGGAGCGCGAGGTGCTCACTGCCTACTACATCCCAGGAGAGTTCCAGCAAAACCCTCCCGCCCCCATGGACCCCGAAATCCACATCACCGAGAGGGCACCGCTCCGGGTGATAACCAGGTGACCGTGGGGCTCCGTGGGCAGGGGCCGTGCCGGCAGCAAGCCACCCCGCC
This genomic stretch from Meleagris gallopavo isolate NT-WF06-2002-E0010 breed Aviagen turkey brand Nicholas breeding stock chromosome 2, Turkey_5.1, whole genome shotgun sequence harbors:
- the LOC100548381 gene encoding heme-binding protein 1-like, producing the protein MAGPIVQMSRHRQTREAVPHVALSQHGKCEEAAYEERQYPAGKWACVTKGEPLYEQSISLSFMKLMRYICKENSVGCYLGMTIPVLNEIHLTKEGTELEREVLTAYYIPGEFQQNPPAPMDPEIHITERAPLRVITRVFYGVTTEETILREIALFWELLGSTDAVLQETYIVAVYENPSIPQRRNEIWFIRRAE